The proteins below come from a single Chryseobacterium sp. MA9 genomic window:
- a CDS encoding TIGR03364 family FAD-dependent oxidoreductase: MTTKFDLIVVGGGILGTFHAYHALKKNLKVALLERNSVPQGATVRNFGQVVPSGMDLKWQNFGRESLAIYNELHTQADLTIRQNGSIYIASNDEELQLIEELYEINRNNDYESVLLSKNDCIKKYDGLRSDYCKGGLFFPQELSVDSADMIVKLHKLLQEKMGLQIFYNTTVLETYEDDQKCTTVTADGTKFNASKIIICGGHEFKTLYPKVFNDSDLEVSKLQMLQTKPQGIYSLQGNILTGLSVRRYESFSECPSFQIIKALEDPNSFEKKYGVHILFKQALDGSVIIGDSHEYADAKNADDLGYDLNMEIDEFMILEAKKIIDLPTYEIQRRWFGIYSQCKTKDVFEHSPSANIHIITGIGGKGMTGSGGFSKFNIEKIYA; encoded by the coding sequence ATGACAACAAAATTTGATTTAATCGTTGTAGGAGGTGGAATTTTAGGAACATTCCATGCTTATCATGCGCTGAAGAAAAATCTTAAGGTAGCTTTACTGGAAAGAAATTCTGTTCCTCAAGGAGCTACAGTAAGGAATTTCGGGCAGGTAGTGCCTTCCGGAATGGATCTTAAATGGCAAAATTTCGGAAGAGAAAGCCTTGCAATATATAATGAACTTCACACTCAGGCAGACCTTACCATCAGACAAAATGGTTCCATATATATTGCTTCAAATGATGAAGAGCTTCAACTGATTGAAGAGCTTTATGAAATCAACAGAAATAATGATTATGAATCTGTTTTATTATCCAAAAACGACTGCATCAAGAAATATGACGGCCTTCGTTCAGATTATTGTAAAGGAGGTCTCTTTTTTCCGCAGGAACTTTCTGTAGATTCTGCAGATATGATTGTAAAGCTTCATAAGTTGCTTCAGGAAAAAATGGGCTTGCAGATTTTCTATAATACAACAGTTCTTGAAACCTATGAAGATGATCAGAAATGTACAACTGTAACAGCAGATGGAACGAAGTTTAATGCTTCAAAAATCATCATCTGCGGCGGACATGAGTTTAAGACTTTATACCCTAAAGTATTCAATGACAGTGATCTGGAAGTCAGCAAACTGCAGATGCTTCAAACCAAGCCCCAGGGAATCTATTCGCTTCAGGGGAATATTCTTACAGGGCTTTCTGTGAGAAGATATGAATCATTCAGCGAATGCCCTTCTTTTCAGATAATCAAGGCTTTAGAAGATCCCAACTCGTTTGAAAAGAAATACGGAGTTCATATTTTGTTCAAGCAGGCTCTTGACGGATCTGTAATTATAGGAGATTCTCATGAGTATGCTGATGCTAAAAATGCTGATGATCTTGGATATGATCTTAATATGGAGATTGATGAATTTATGATTCTGGAGGCTAAAAAAATCATTGATCTTCCTACGTATGAAATTCAGAGAAGATGGTTCGGAATTTATTCCCAATGCAAAACCAAAGATGTTTTTGAGCACAGCCCATCTGCCAACATTCACATTATAACAGGTATCGGAGGGAAAGGAATGACGGGAAGCGGTGGCTTTTCCAAATTTAATATTGAAAAAATTTACGCATAA
- a CDS encoding TonB-dependent receptor: MKTKLEKLLTLVFVCFMVFVSAQKQLIIGTVLDDSQPLPGATVKIKGLSKNTTTDIEGKFTINDIKEGQYTLQISYIGYESTDITVDLKPEQTVNLGIIKLSQPRKNIDEVIVTGTLKNTEARALNLQKNAINITNVIASDGIGKLPDRNAAETVQRVQGVSIERDQGEGRFVSLRGLPPFWASTTINGNRLPTAEEETTSRATAFDFFPTELISYIHVNKSFTPDIEADGIGGGVNFITKTPPMKTEFKATIGSGYNAKADKGVYNLGFLYGGRTKDKKFGYLFNFAHFIRNWSTDNFEARRSGDEGVFRLELRDYNGVRKTTGINTAFEYVLSPKTTFYLKGMYGTLSDDETHYKHRIRFDKFSSANNTARVELQNIHNLLITELTSVSLGAVHQLNKGKIDWDLSYYDNKFKYGNIPDKQNNSYYVIKYTQSGVGINPDYISNHGNGPRAYWKADGGKLDYKNPDALFGFYSDPNFKMDASQMRFTDLEFYKVFVEEKDKIVAAFNHEINASDKLTLKYGFKYRDKERNAKFSDIFYNWSNGTAPLLSDFSQYITTQPNGPKYLSEMNAHIGNTFGPVLSTTGMNQFWYQNQGNLKINTADSEALEYNKALGRNFDVFEKHADAYGMATYKLNDKITILGGIRLSNTNTKVKGYSVNDNVLTPVENTKNYLAVLPMIHLKYTLNDKTNLRFAATRTFSRPNFGDLTPGGTYIEADNEFKGGNPNLNPTYSLNFDLMGEYYFSNVGILSGGVFYKSITDPIFQDSFIGNYNGINGVQFTAPNNGKAAWLGGIELGINKRFDFLPGFLQYFGVQLNATFMTSEMEKPSGRTVALPYQAKELYNAQLFFEKKGFNARLAYNYKGKYAVEYAEEDINDSYYGKYSNLDFGGSYQFTKYLTLYADVNNILNKPLIYHFGKNEDRPEQVEYYGVRFNLGIKLNF, from the coding sequence TCTGAAACCGGAACAAACGGTTAACTTGGGAATCATTAAGCTTTCCCAGCCCCGAAAAAACATTGATGAAGTAATAGTGACCGGAACGTTGAAAAATACGGAAGCAAGAGCTTTAAATCTTCAGAAAAATGCCATCAACATTACCAATGTCATTGCTTCTGACGGAATTGGAAAACTTCCGGACAGAAATGCCGCAGAGACAGTACAGCGTGTACAGGGTGTTTCCATCGAAAGAGACCAGGGAGAAGGAAGATTTGTTTCCCTGAGAGGACTTCCGCCATTCTGGGCATCAACAACCATTAATGGTAACAGGCTTCCCACTGCAGAGGAAGAAACAACTTCCAGAGCAACAGCATTCGATTTCTTTCCTACAGAACTGATCTCATATATACATGTAAACAAGTCATTTACCCCAGATATCGAAGCTGACGGAATAGGCGGTGGTGTCAATTTTATCACCAAAACTCCGCCTATGAAAACAGAATTCAAAGCAACTATCGGAAGCGGGTATAATGCTAAAGCTGATAAAGGAGTTTATAACCTGGGATTTTTATATGGAGGAAGAACGAAGGATAAAAAATTCGGGTATTTATTCAACTTTGCGCATTTCATAAGGAACTGGTCTACAGATAACTTTGAGGCAAGAAGAAGTGGTGACGAAGGGGTTTTCAGACTGGAACTTCGTGATTATAACGGAGTAAGAAAAACAACGGGAATCAATACTGCTTTTGAATATGTACTCTCGCCAAAAACAACCTTCTATTTAAAAGGAATGTATGGCACCTTATCGGATGATGAAACCCACTATAAACACAGAATCCGCTTTGATAAATTCAGCAGTGCCAACAATACAGCAAGAGTGGAACTTCAGAATATCCATAATTTACTGATTACAGAACTTACTTCTGTTTCTTTGGGCGCAGTTCATCAATTAAATAAAGGAAAAATCGACTGGGATTTATCTTACTACGACAACAAATTCAAGTATGGAAATATCCCTGATAAACAGAACAATTCTTATTATGTCATCAAGTACACTCAATCTGGTGTCGGCATCAATCCTGATTATATTTCAAATCATGGAAATGGTCCTAGAGCTTACTGGAAAGCTGATGGAGGGAAATTAGATTATAAAAATCCGGATGCTTTATTTGGTTTCTACAGTGACCCTAATTTTAAGATGGATGCTTCACAGATGAGATTTACCGATCTTGAATTTTATAAGGTTTTTGTAGAGGAGAAGGATAAAATCGTAGCAGCTTTCAACCATGAGATCAATGCTTCTGATAAGCTGACCTTAAAATATGGTTTTAAATACCGTGATAAGGAGCGTAATGCAAAATTCTCCGATATTTTCTACAACTGGAGCAACGGAACAGCACCACTTCTGTCTGATTTTTCCCAATATATCACGACCCAACCCAATGGACCGAAATATTTAAGTGAAATGAATGCCCACATCGGCAATACTTTTGGTCCGGTACTTTCTACCACAGGAATGAATCAGTTCTGGTATCAGAATCAGGGAAATTTAAAGATCAATACTGCAGATTCCGAAGCATTGGAATATAATAAAGCATTAGGAAGAAACTTTGATGTGTTTGAAAAACATGCGGATGCCTATGGTATGGCAACCTACAAACTGAATGATAAGATCACCATTTTAGGGGGAATCAGATTATCCAATACCAATACCAAAGTGAAGGGTTATAGCGTAAATGATAACGTCCTGACACCAGTAGAAAACACAAAAAACTACCTGGCCGTCCTTCCTATGATTCATTTGAAATATACATTAAACGATAAAACCAACCTTCGTTTTGCTGCCACAAGAACTTTCTCAAGACCAAATTTTGGAGATCTGACTCCCGGAGGAACTTATATTGAAGCAGACAACGAGTTTAAAGGCGGAAACCCAAATCTTAATCCTACGTATTCTTTGAATTTTGATTTGATGGGAGAATATTATTTCTCAAATGTAGGGATTCTGAGTGGCGGCGTTTTCTATAAATCTATTACAGATCCTATTTTCCAGGACTCATTTATCGGAAATTATAATGGAATCAACGGAGTTCAGTTTACAGCACCTAATAATGGAAAAGCAGCATGGTTAGGAGGTATTGAACTTGGAATTAACAAAAGATTTGATTTCCTTCCAGGATTTTTACAGTACTTCGGAGTGCAATTGAATGCTACATTCATGACTTCAGAAATGGAAAAGCCAAGCGGAAGAACGGTAGCACTGCCCTATCAGGCAAAAGAATTATACAACGCACAGCTTTTCTTTGAGAAAAAGGGATTCAATGCAAGGCTGGCTTACAACTACAAAGGAAAATATGCTGTAGAATATGCTGAAGAGGATATCAATGATTCTTATTATGGTAAATACAGCAATCTTGACTTCGGAGGTTCTTACCAGTTTACAAAATACCTGACCTTGTATGCAGATGTGAACAATATTCTGAACAAACCTCTGATCTATCACTTCGGTAAAAACGAAGACCGTCCTGAACAGGTAGAATATTATGGAGTACGATTTAATCTCGGAATAAAACTAAACTTCTAA
- a CDS encoding GNAT family N-acetyltransferase: MNISNEVKIVAYEPQYKEAFKALNEEWIKTFFVMEASDYKLLDNPEEHILNKGGHIVFALLNNEAVGTCALVKAKDEPFTFELSKMAVSPKAQGKKIGYLLGTSLVELAKNLNAEKIVLETNSVLVPAIKLYEKLGFKHVPIVDAGYDRVDVQMELNLSV, encoded by the coding sequence ATGAATATCAGTAATGAAGTAAAAATTGTAGCCTATGAACCTCAGTATAAAGAAGCTTTCAAAGCTTTAAATGAAGAGTGGATCAAAACGTTTTTTGTGATGGAAGCCAGTGATTATAAGCTGCTGGATAACCCGGAAGAACATATTTTAAATAAAGGGGGACATATTGTTTTTGCGCTATTAAATAATGAAGCCGTAGGAACCTGTGCATTGGTGAAAGCGAAAGATGAGCCTTTTACTTTTGAGCTGTCAAAGATGGCGGTAAGTCCTAAAGCTCAGGGCAAAAAAATAGGATATTTATTGGGAACATCATTAGTGGAGCTGGCAAAAAACCTGAATGCTGAAAAGATAGTTCTGGAAACAAATTCTGTGCTGGTTCCTGCAATAAAACTTTATGAAAAGCTGGGTTTTAAGCATGTACCTATTGTGGATGCAGGATATGACCGTGTAGATGTGCAGATGGAGCTGAATCTGAGTGTGTAA
- a CDS encoding alkaline phosphatase family protein — protein MKTKLFSMAVVMSCFLGAQTKKVLFIGIDGCRADVMMSTPTPNIQTLISQSIYSVDGLCAATTWSGNGWSTMLTGVWHTKHNVQDNNFTSPNYVNYPDFITRAETYNPNLRTISLAHWAPINDKIVQNADVKTNLATDLAVKNAAINALQNDNPDILFVDFDDVDHAGHSYGFSSTVPQYVSSIKTTDTYIGEIVAAMKNRPSYNNEDWLVVLTTDHGAIDSSHGGGNLSERNIFTVYSNPGFTPHQISKTVLESNKTFNQLNFPAGTYAKPANQTPFNFGANQDFTIEFWVKPNASYSSDPVMISNKNWANGKNKGFVFSGYSGQTFKMNIGDGTNRIDLVGGKVETNKWKHIAASFDRDGLVTLYEDGVPVTFAKMSTIGNIDSGLPLTLNQDGTNTYGINLAASYKDVRVWKSALPNDVIVNWANQDITSSHPYYSQLLANWKCNGTSGNTLTDSSPSTNNMAVTGSPSYNANTVTNFKVYDYTSTTRETDHFPTVLNWLCIPVQASWGIDGVNRIPVCSKEILAAKEMKVTADYFKIYPNPVSTFIGIQYSSEDKEIKAEIIDSKGVLVSTSQLQSSRGYYDEKINLGNLPAGVYFIKINGSKKSLTKAFIKK, from the coding sequence ATGAAAACAAAACTATTCTCAATGGCTGTTGTAATGAGTTGCTTTCTTGGAGCTCAGACAAAAAAAGTGCTTTTTATCGGAATTGACGGATGTCGTGCAGACGTAATGATGTCTACGCCTACTCCAAACATCCAAACCCTTATCAGTCAGTCAATTTATTCTGTTGACGGGCTTTGCGCTGCCACTACCTGGAGTGGAAACGGATGGAGCACCATGCTTACCGGTGTATGGCACACTAAACACAATGTTCAGGACAATAATTTCACCAGTCCGAATTATGTTAATTACCCCGATTTCATAACAAGAGCGGAAACTTACAATCCGAATTTGAGAACCATTTCTCTAGCCCACTGGGCACCAATCAATGATAAAATCGTACAGAATGCAGATGTTAAGACCAATCTGGCAACAGATCTTGCTGTAAAAAATGCAGCCATAAACGCGTTACAGAATGACAATCCAGATATTCTCTTTGTAGATTTTGATGATGTAGACCATGCGGGACATTCTTATGGATTTTCATCAACAGTTCCACAATACGTATCTTCTATTAAAACAACGGATACTTATATAGGAGAAATTGTGGCTGCCATGAAAAACAGACCCTCTTATAACAATGAAGACTGGCTGGTAGTATTGACTACAGACCACGGGGCCATAGACAGTTCGCATGGAGGCGGAAATCTTTCTGAAAGAAATATCTTTACTGTGTATTCCAATCCTGGATTTACTCCACATCAGATCAGCAAAACGGTGCTGGAATCCAATAAGACATTTAATCAGTTGAATTTTCCTGCCGGAACTTATGCAAAACCAGCGAACCAGACTCCATTTAATTTTGGAGCCAATCAAGATTTTACCATTGAATTTTGGGTAAAACCTAATGCCTCTTATTCCAGTGACCCGGTAATGATCAGTAATAAAAATTGGGCTAATGGGAAAAATAAGGGATTTGTTTTCTCAGGATATTCCGGGCAGACTTTCAAAATGAATATTGGTGACGGAACCAACAGAATAGATCTTGTGGGTGGAAAAGTAGAGACCAATAAGTGGAAACATATTGCTGCCAGCTTCGACAGGGATGGCCTTGTAACTCTATATGAAGATGGCGTTCCGGTAACTTTTGCTAAAATGAGCACCATCGGAAATATTGATTCCGGACTTCCTTTAACCTTAAATCAGGATGGAACAAATACTTATGGAATCAATCTTGCAGCTTCCTATAAAGATGTGAGAGTCTGGAAATCTGCTCTTCCTAACGATGTCATTGTGAATTGGGCTAATCAGGATATTACGTCTTCACACCCTTATTATTCTCAATTATTAGCCAATTGGAAATGTAATGGAACTTCAGGAAATACGTTGACGGATTCAAGTCCAAGTACTAATAATATGGCTGTAACAGGTTCTCCGAGTTATAATGCCAATACAGTTACCAATTTTAAAGTTTATGACTACACCTCGACAACAAGGGAAACAGACCACTTTCCTACTGTACTGAACTGGCTTTGTATTCCGGTACAGGCTTCATGGGGAATAGATGGAGTTAACAGAATTCCTGTATGTTCAAAAGAAATATTGGCAGCAAAAGAGATGAAGGTAACCGCTGATTATTTTAAAATATATCCAAATCCAGTGTCAACATTCATCGGTATTCAGTATTCATCTGAAGATAAAGAAATTAAAGCAGAAATCATCGACAGTAAAGGAGTGCTTGTTTCAACTTCACAACTACAGTCTTCAAGAGGATATTATGATGAAAAAATCAATCTCGGAAATCTTCCTGCTGGAGTGTACTTTATTAAAATTAACGGAAGCAAAAAGTCACTGACTAAGGCTTTCATCAAGAAATAA
- a CDS encoding helix-turn-helix domain-containing protein — protein sequence MSFFGSNIKKIRQVKGLSQKAFADLFDLNRGVISSYEEGRAEPKIETILKVANHFNLNLDKFLTETLQASQLGSVSGTDQLMLFPEFTNQNEKKTQVTTENSDLPILQKNISIR from the coding sequence ATGAGCTTCTTTGGAAGTAATATTAAGAAGATACGACAGGTTAAAGGACTGAGCCAAAAGGCTTTTGCAGATTTGTTTGATTTAAACAGAGGAGTAATAAGCTCTTATGAAGAAGGACGTGCAGAACCAAAAATCGAAACAATACTGAAAGTAGCGAATCATTTTAACCTTAATCTTGATAAATTTCTGACAGAAACCCTACAGGCAAGCCAATTGGGAAGTGTTTCAGGCACTGATCAGCTTATGCTTTTTCCGGAATTCACCAATCAGAATGAGAAGAAAACGCAAGTAACAACGGAAAATTCCGACCTGCCAATATTGCAAAAAAATATTAGCATCCGTTGA
- a CDS encoding DUF3127 domain-containing protein, whose protein sequence is MELQGTVKKLFDAQTFASGFQKREMVILTQEQYPQPINIEFLSDKISLLDNLKEGENVKVGINIRGREWVSPQGETKYFNSITGWRVEKVSENASEPTQAMSQQSAAPVSNENPFAGDDDDDLPF, encoded by the coding sequence ATGGAATTACAAGGAACGGTAAAGAAACTTTTTGATGCTCAAACATTTGCGAGCGGGTTTCAAAAAAGAGAAATGGTTATTTTAACTCAAGAACAGTATCCACAGCCGATAAACATAGAATTTTTATCTGATAAAATCAGTTTATTAGATAACCTTAAAGAAGGAGAAAACGTAAAGGTAGGAATCAACATCAGAGGTAGAGAATGGGTTTCTCCTCAAGGTGAAACTAAATACTTCAACTCTATTACAGGGTGGAGAGTAGAGAAGGTTTCTGAGAATGCTTCAGAACCAACTCAGGCAATGTCTCAGCAATCTGCAGCTCCAGTTTCAAACGAAAATCCGTTTGCAGGAGACGATGATGATGATTTACCTTTTTAA
- a CDS encoding HAD-IA family hydrolase has protein sequence MKNIELLVLDMAGTTIDEDNVVYKTLTNAVNDYGYVVSLEKVLSSCAGMEKLEAITSLLKEINGNEEDAPAIFENFSDQLKESYKNLEVKPINGTEDFLLSMKSQNKKIVLNTGYTSEIAHQLLNKLNWKESIHFDALITADDVSESRPSPEMIHLAMKKFNITEANRVLKAGDSVIDIEEGKNAGCGLTVAVLSGAQNRKELEKAAPDYILNTISEAEDLL, from the coding sequence ATGAAAAATATAGAATTATTAGTTCTGGATATGGCCGGAACAACAATTGATGAAGATAATGTAGTCTACAAAACACTTACCAATGCTGTAAATGATTACGGCTATGTGGTAAGTCTGGAAAAAGTATTATCCAGCTGTGCCGGAATGGAAAAACTAGAAGCCATTACAAGTCTTTTAAAAGAAATCAATGGGAATGAAGAAGATGCTCCTGCTATTTTTGAGAATTTCTCTGATCAGCTTAAAGAATCCTATAAAAATCTTGAGGTAAAACCCATCAACGGAACGGAAGATTTCCTGCTCAGCATGAAGTCTCAGAACAAAAAGATCGTTTTAAATACCGGATATACTTCTGAAATCGCTCATCAGCTTTTGAATAAACTTAACTGGAAGGAAAGTATTCACTTTGATGCTTTAATTACTGCTGATGACGTGTCAGAAAGCCGCCCAAGCCCAGAAATGATTCATCTTGCCATGAAGAAATTCAATATCACTGAAGCCAATAGGGTTTTAAAGGCGGGTGATTCTGTTATTGATATTGAAGAGGGTAAAAATGCAGGTTGCGGACTTACAGTAGCTGTACTTTCGGGAGCTCAAAACAGAAAAGAACTGGAAAAAGCAGCACCTGATTATATTCTTAATACTATTTCTGAGGCTGAAGATCTTCTTTAA
- a CDS encoding DUF5690 family protein, with protein sequence MARTINKKTLVTLRAAFAAFGVYFCMYGFRKPFTVASFEGLSYFGVDYKILIIIAQAVGYFISKFIGIKFISELKPQKRLSYLFVFIAIAELALLGFAAVPAPYNILFMFINGIPLGMIWGIVFSYIEGRKTTEIIGLFLCSSFVVSSGFTKSVGKFLMDNFSISEFWMPFSAGLVFIIPLIFSGLLLERIPKPSEEDILLKNKRQPLNGSERKALIQQFFVPILCIIFLYISLTVLRDFRDNFNREIWDGLNFTFDSSIFTLTEIPIAVMVLVVLSFMVKVKNNKKAFAYYHYILFVGILTVGLSTYLFQQGSLSPFLWMTISGFGMYICYIPFNGIYFDRMIAAFEIKGNVGFLIYIVDSFGYLGSVLILLYKNFGSAQTSWLHFYINLNYIITVAVFVLSVITFLAFRNKSKPKSNSNQFINFDTSKIL encoded by the coding sequence ATGGCCAGAACCATTAATAAAAAAACACTAGTAACACTGAGGGCTGCTTTTGCCGCTTTCGGTGTTTACTTCTGCATGTACGGTTTCAGAAAACCTTTTACTGTAGCTTCTTTCGAAGGACTTTCCTATTTTGGGGTAGATTATAAGATCCTGATTATTATTGCTCAGGCTGTAGGTTATTTTATCTCAAAATTCATCGGAATCAAATTTATTTCGGAACTGAAGCCTCAGAAAAGACTCTCCTATCTGTTTGTTTTCATTGCTATTGCCGAGCTTGCATTGCTAGGATTCGCAGCTGTTCCCGCTCCTTACAATATTCTATTTATGTTTATCAATGGTATTCCATTGGGAATGATCTGGGGAATTGTTTTCTCTTATATCGAAGGACGCAAAACCACAGAAATCATCGGACTTTTTTTATGTTCAAGCTTTGTGGTTTCTTCAGGATTTACAAAATCTGTAGGAAAATTTTTAATGGATAATTTCTCCATTTCAGAATTCTGGATGCCGTTTTCAGCCGGACTTGTTTTCATTATCCCTCTGATTTTTTCCGGGCTACTTCTCGAAAGGATTCCCAAGCCTTCAGAAGAAGATATTTTGCTTAAAAACAAGAGACAACCGTTGAATGGTTCGGAAAGAAAAGCTCTGATCCAGCAGTTTTTTGTTCCCATCCTGTGTATTATCTTTTTATATATCAGCTTAACGGTTTTAAGGGATTTCAGAGATAATTTCAATCGTGAAATCTGGGATGGACTGAATTTTACTTTTGACAGTTCCATTTTCACTTTAACGGAAATTCCTATTGCTGTAATGGTTCTTGTGGTTTTAAGCTTTATGGTAAAAGTCAAAAACAATAAAAAAGCATTTGCCTATTATCATTATATTCTTTTTGTGGGTATTCTTACGGTAGGCCTTTCTACTTATCTGTTTCAGCAGGGTTCTCTGTCTCCTTTTTTATGGATGACCATTTCTGGCTTCGGAATGTATATCTGCTATATTCCTTTTAACGGAATTTATTTTGACCGGATGATCGCGGCCTTTGAAATCAAAGGAAATGTAGGCTTTCTGATCTATATTGTAGATTCCTTCGGATATCTGGGAAGTGTGCTGATCCTGCTGTATAAAAACTTTGGTTCGGCACAGACTTCATGGTTACATTTTTATATCAACTTAAATTATATCATCACCGTTGCGGTTTTTGTTCTTTCGGTGATTACTTTTCTGGCTTTCAGGAACAAATCAAAGCCAAAATCAAACTCTAATCAATTCATCAATTTCGATACGTCGAAAATTTTATAA
- a CDS encoding PLP-dependent aminotransferase family protein, translating into MPKDVLYLKIANSVTEQIKSETLQFGDRLPSLRSAQKLYNVSLNTIKQAYMELESRSLVESRPKYGYYVSQTSQRKLALPSVAQMKVSEGKNTPQDLIDKVFGSIGGTDVTQFALGIPGKSLLPVAKMKKCMIDVMKRKSDSGTNYEPVQGSEVLRREIAKWSMVMEGKITEDDLVITSGAMNAVYNCLMAVTQPGDSVAVESPVYFGILQAIQLLGLKAVEIPTHPITGVDLDALKKVLPKLSACCFVVNYNNPLGFQMPDENKKELVKMLTEHNVPLVEDDVYGNIYFGAGRPKPCKFYDEAGIVMWVGSVSKTLAPGFRVGWVAPGKFKEKIIRQKLVQTVSGPSLFSDVIADFLAHGRYDHHLRMFRKKLYANYLQIQKSVIDYFPDNTKISEPKGGFMLWLELDKRICTEDLYDIAVSQKVNFAPGRMFSQYNQYQNCMRLNYALEWTDRVESDLEMLGKMIKNRI; encoded by the coding sequence ATGCCGAAAGACGTTCTGTACCTTAAAATAGCCAACTCTGTTACGGAGCAGATCAAAAGTGAAACCCTGCAGTTTGGAGACAGACTGCCTTCATTGAGAAGTGCCCAGAAGTTATACAACGTTAGTCTGAATACTATAAAACAGGCCTATATGGAACTGGAAAGCCGTTCTCTGGTAGAATCACGTCCTAAATACGGATATTATGTAAGCCAGACCTCTCAGCGAAAACTGGCGCTGCCCTCCGTGGCTCAGATGAAGGTTTCAGAAGGAAAAAATACGCCACAGGATTTGATTGACAAAGTATTCGGGAGTATCGGAGGTACAGATGTTACACAGTTTGCTCTTGGGATTCCGGGGAAAAGTCTTCTTCCGGTGGCAAAGATGAAGAAATGTATGATTGATGTAATGAAGAGGAAAAGCGACAGCGGAACCAATTACGAACCCGTACAGGGAAGCGAAGTTTTGCGTCGGGAAATTGCCAAATGGTCAATGGTAATGGAAGGGAAAATTACAGAAGATGATCTGGTCATTACTTCCGGAGCAATGAATGCCGTTTATAATTGCTTAATGGCTGTAACTCAGCCAGGAGATTCAGTGGCGGTGGAAAGTCCTGTATATTTCGGAATTCTTCAGGCGATTCAGTTATTAGGGCTGAAGGCTGTAGAAATTCCAACCCATCCCATTACGGGAGTGGACTTGGATGCTTTAAAAAAAGTGCTTCCTAAGCTATCAGCGTGTTGCTTTGTGGTGAACTATAATAATCCACTGGGATTTCAAATGCCTGATGAGAACAAAAAAGAACTGGTGAAAATGCTTACCGAACATAATGTTCCTTTAGTGGAAGATGACGTTTATGGAAACATTTATTTCGGGGCAGGAAGGCCGAAACCGTGTAAATTTTATGATGAAGCAGGAATTGTGATGTGGGTAGGCTCGGTTTCTAAAACATTGGCTCCGGGCTTTAGAGTAGGATGGGTTGCGCCCGGAAAATTTAAAGAAAAAATCATTCGCCAAAAGTTGGTTCAGACGGTAAGCGGGCCTTCTTTGTTTTCAGATGTGATTGCGGATTTCCTTGCCCACGGACGTTATGATCACCATCTTCGAATGTTCAGGAAAAAGCTCTACGCCAATTATCTTCAGATTCAGAAATCGGTGATTGATTATTTTCCGGATAATACAAAAATATCAGAACCCAAAGGAGGTTTTATGCTCTGGCTGGAACTGGATAAGAGAATCTGCACAGAAGATCTTTATGATATCGCAGTAAGCCAGAAAGTAAACTTTGCCCCGGGAAGAATGTTTTCACAATATAACCAGTATCAGAACTGTATGCGTCTGAATTATGCATTAGAATGGACAGACAGAGTAGAAAGTGACCTGGAGATGCTGGGAAAAATGATAAAAAACAGAATTTAA